A genome region from bacterium includes the following:
- a CDS encoding nucleotidyl transferase AbiEii/AbiGii toxin family protein: MSPAGDSGNRPAADPLAQYRRVLSDEVRAAWPILAGAVADIDGYLAGGTALATHLRHRRSYDLDYMAHQPFSGQDLFDRIAATARHAVCSRAEPDRMFASVEGAAVEVFAPPRRGEHPGHVRRLAPPSRLAGMRIASLADLLAMKIDVIMYRPKLRDFMDLAAIDNHGQFTLEDGLALHMQRYGTQPHSTFLDRIVDRIETPGPLPADPEFAAHAPRALDHLAARVPQLRSHIARTRRGTRGSGEPAPRSGPAGTLAPPPATRPECGRRTAAGRCRNPQPPPGGKCAAGHERPRTS; encoded by the coding sequence ATGAGCCCGGCAGGCGACAGCGGGAACAGGCCCGCAGCGGACCCGCTCGCCCAATATCGGCGGGTGCTCTCAGACGAGGTAAGAGCCGCATGGCCGATACTCGCCGGCGCCGTCGCCGACATCGACGGATACCTCGCCGGTGGAACAGCGCTCGCCACCCACCTGCGCCACCGCCGCTCATACGACCTCGACTACATGGCCCACCAGCCGTTCTCAGGACAGGATCTGTTCGACCGGATCGCCGCCACAGCCCGCCACGCCGTCTGCTCCCGAGCCGAACCCGACCGAATGTTCGCCTCCGTCGAGGGCGCCGCCGTCGAAGTGTTCGCCCCGCCCCGACGCGGCGAGCACCCCGGCCACGTGCGCCGCCTCGCCCCACCCTCCCGGCTCGCGGGAATGCGGATCGCCTCCCTCGCCGACCTCCTCGCCATGAAGATCGACGTCATCATGTACCGACCGAAACTACGCGACTTCATGGACCTCGCCGCAATCGACAACCACGGCCAGTTCACCCTCGAAGACGGCCTCGCACTGCACATGCAGCGATACGGCACACAACCCCACAGCACGTTCCTAGATCGGATCGTCGACCGGATCGAAACCCCGGGGCCGCTGCCCGCCGACCCCGAGTTCGCCGCCCACGCGCCGAGAGCACTCGACCACCTCGCCGCACGCGTCCCGCAGCTGCGCTCCCACATCGCCCGAACCCGCCGAGGCACCCGCGGCAGCGGCGAACCTGCCCCCCGCAGCGGGCCGGCCGGGACGCTGGCCCCGCCCCCCGCCACGCGGCCCGAATGCGGCCGCCGGACCGCCGCCGGGCGCTGCCGCAATCCGCAGCCCCCTCCCGGCGGGAAATGCGCCGCAGGCCACGAGCGACCGCGAACTTCTTAG
- a CDS encoding ATP-binding protein: MIPRRDEGVDLASDNPFLPTFGTSPPVLAGRDDVVARFIRAFERGPVHPDYTMLITGVRGVGKTVLLNEAENAALGLGWRVISVSASVPGLSRQVTNAALEHLRESEAGKAPRRISSVSVLGVGVAWTEQPATEAGTVVDLRSALTSLAEHLADGNTGLLLTVDELQAVEREQATELAAAVQHIARRELLPLAFVGAALPEIDETLLADRGMTFFQRCARARLHPLQRGDTQTALRTPIARAGGRIDGDALEIAVNASGGHPFTIQLLGYHSWEMAMPDHHITFKHARAGIVESEQAVLDQIVKPIWSGLSPIDRSFLQAMAIDDTDSEVNTIATRIRRSPNYAQTYRRRLIDAGAIEPAGRGKIRFTHQSLRPWLRSQQ, encoded by the coding sequence GTGATACCGCGTCGAGACGAAGGAGTTGACTTGGCCTCTGACAACCCGTTCCTGCCGACCTTTGGAACATCGCCTCCAGTACTGGCCGGACGAGATGACGTGGTGGCGAGATTCATTCGGGCATTCGAGCGAGGCCCGGTCCACCCCGACTACACCATGTTGATCACCGGCGTGCGGGGCGTTGGAAAGACCGTGCTGTTGAACGAGGCCGAGAACGCGGCCTTGGGACTCGGATGGCGGGTGATCTCAGTGTCGGCATCGGTCCCCGGCCTATCCCGACAAGTCACCAACGCCGCCTTGGAGCATCTGCGAGAATCCGAAGCCGGGAAGGCGCCGAGGCGCATCTCGTCGGTGAGCGTGCTGGGAGTCGGCGTGGCGTGGACAGAACAGCCAGCCACCGAAGCCGGGACCGTCGTGGATCTGCGCTCGGCGCTCACCTCGCTGGCCGAGCATCTGGCCGACGGCAACACCGGGCTCCTGCTCACCGTGGACGAATTGCAAGCCGTCGAGCGGGAGCAGGCCACCGAGTTGGCAGCAGCGGTGCAGCACATAGCACGCCGGGAATTGCTGCCCCTGGCCTTTGTCGGAGCCGCCCTGCCCGAGATCGACGAGACGCTGCTGGCCGATCGGGGGATGACCTTCTTCCAACGCTGCGCCCGAGCCCGGCTGCACCCCCTCCAACGAGGCGACACCCAAACCGCGCTGCGAACGCCGATAGCGCGCGCAGGCGGGCGCATCGACGGCGACGCCCTCGAGATCGCCGTCAACGCGTCGGGCGGGCACCCGTTCACCATCCAGCTGCTGGGCTACCACAGCTGGGAGATGGCGATGCCAGACCACCACATAACGTTCAAGCACGCCCGAGCCGGCATCGTCGAATCCGAGCAGGCAGTGCTCGATCAGATCGTCAAGCCCATCTGGAGCGGCCTATCGCCCATCGACCGCTCATTCCTGCAAGCCATGGCAATAGACGACACCGACTCGGAGGTCAACACGATCGCAACCAGAATCAGACGCTCCCCCAACTACGCCCAAACCTACCGGCGACGCCTCATCGACGCCGGCGCCATCGAACCCGCCGGCCGCGGCAAAATCCGCTTCACCCACCAATCCCTGCGCCCCTGGCTCCGCTCCCAACAGTGA